A single region of the Pseudalkalibacillus berkeleyi genome encodes:
- a CDS encoding RDD family protein gives MVTQPAGFWRRLFASILDGIIIGIPAALVGYLIVGNMEENFITGIIEFLYTLLVPVFWVGYTIGKRILGIRIAKVNGNKVGIGTMLMRTVVSALVYAVTLGIGLIISAFMVGLREDKRSIHDFIAGTYVTHEKP, from the coding sequence ATGGTTACACAACCTGCTGGATTTTGGAGAAGATTATTTGCATCAATTTTAGATGGCATCATTATTGGTATACCAGCCGCTTTGGTTGGTTACCTTATTGTCGGCAATATGGAGGAGAATTTCATTACGGGTATTATCGAATTCTTATATACATTACTCGTTCCTGTTTTTTGGGTGGGGTATACAATTGGTAAAAGAATTCTTGGTATTCGTATTGCGAAAGTGAATGGTAATAAGGTTGGAATTGGAACAATGTTGATGCGCACAGTCGTATCTGCGTTAGTCTATGCAGTCACTTTAGGGATAGGATTAATCATTAGTGCGTTCATGGTAGGATTAAGGGAAGACAAAAGATCCATTCATGACTTTATTGCAGGTACGTATGTTACCCACGAAAAACCGTAA
- a CDS encoding M48 family metallopeptidase, protein MNNQHLQLNELIHKNEKKYFLLVLFISISAYIFLAISIIGILIALLLVGLSLFFHTIMIGQIRTNAVKLSEKQFPLVYQMSKELSERMGIPNVPDIYVMESSGALNAFATRFFGKNMIVLYSEIFDLIEKEANDELNFIIAHELAHIKRNHISKYLFILPAMWIPAVAELYLRACEYTCDRMATFYTGNTQAATNSLTILAIGKTFYKQVNHEAYLEQLKTEKGFFVWLSEMLSTHPPLPKRIHEIQKFFDGKEIIHTHKKTSKNALIVIPSIVLIIGILGVGTYFVAERFQFTSLLSHLEESIGMINEEPPELIDAVVTGDSAKVISLIEKGTDIQLEDSQGLTPLHWAVQDGNEDMVKILINSGADPNVEDFYFGLTPMMSAAEFGNSNIIKMLIEAYGDLNGKDYEGMNALFYAVFSDNPETVKLLIDQGVDLDTLDSENMTALMHAIQLGNRDIINILKKSSNTKKGE, encoded by the coding sequence GTGAACAATCAACATTTACAACTGAATGAATTGATACATAAAAATGAGAAAAAGTATTTTTTATTGGTCTTATTTATTAGTATCAGTGCATATATATTTTTAGCTATCTCCATTATAGGAATCCTTATTGCTTTATTATTGGTTGGGTTGTCCTTATTTTTTCATACAATCATGATTGGTCAAATTCGTACAAATGCCGTCAAATTGAGTGAAAAACAATTTCCACTTGTATATCAAATGTCAAAGGAATTAAGTGAAAGAATGGGAATACCTAATGTTCCAGACATTTATGTAATGGAATCAAGTGGAGCATTAAATGCCTTTGCAACACGTTTTTTTGGTAAAAATATGATTGTTCTGTATTCAGAGATATTTGATTTAATCGAGAAGGAAGCAAATGATGAACTCAATTTCATCATTGCGCATGAGTTAGCTCATATTAAACGGAATCATATTTCGAAATACTTGTTCATATTACCTGCTATGTGGATTCCTGCTGTTGCTGAGCTTTACTTACGTGCTTGTGAGTACACTTGCGATCGAATGGCTACTTTTTATACAGGAAATACTCAAGCTGCAACCAATAGTTTAACGATTCTTGCAATAGGTAAGACTTTTTATAAACAGGTCAACCATGAAGCATATCTTGAACAGTTAAAGACAGAAAAAGGCTTTTTTGTTTGGTTAAGTGAGATGTTATCAACACATCCCCCTTTACCGAAAAGAATTCATGAAATCCAAAAGTTTTTTGATGGGAAAGAAATTATTCACACGCACAAAAAAACCTCAAAAAATGCTTTAATCGTAATCCCTTCTATTGTTCTAATCATAGGTATACTCGGAGTTGGAACATATTTCGTTGCTGAACGGTTTCAATTCACAAGTTTATTAAGTCATCTTGAAGAAAGCATCGGGATGATTAATGAAGAGCCCCCAGAATTAATTGATGCTGTCGTGACGGGAGATTCTGCAAAAGTAATTTCGTTAATTGAGAAGGGTACGGATATACAATTAGAGGATAGTCAAGGACTAACACCTTTACATTGGGCGGTACAAGATGGCAACGAAGATATGGTTAAGATTCTGATTAACAGTGGAGCGGATCCGAATGTTGAAGATTTTTATTTTGGGTTGACACCAATGATGTCAGCGGCCGAATTCGGAAATTCAAATATCATTAAAATGTTGATTGAGGCTTACGGTGACTTAAATGGGAAGGATTACGAAGGGATGAACGCTTTGTTCTATGCGGTGTTCAGTGATAATCCGGAAACAGTCAAACTACTAATCGATCAAGGGGTAGATCTCGATACGCTTGATTCTGAAAATATGACTGCTCTTATGCATGCTATACAACTTGGAAACAGAGATATTATAAATATATTAAAAAAATCAAGTAATACAAAAAAGGGAGAATGA
- a CDS encoding Type 1 glutamine amidotransferase-like domain-containing protein, whose amino-acid sequence MGNIILCGGGSFNQTFAVNKAFVDQLDRTKPLLYIPIAGDPNFRPYEDSLDYVRSTFEPLGINNIIMWTDVEQKTVEDLNQYSGVYISGGNPFKLLDAFKKSGFDAALIHYFENGGTIYGQSAGASILGEGLEHLSEMNLNISGKACYIGLNLVNNYLIWSHYKSDDDTFIQSYVNKHKKQVIAIPEGTAIFVQNLEMKVIGTDSIYLISERGKADIEPSMLD is encoded by the coding sequence ATGGGAAATATCATTTTATGTGGTGGTGGGAGTTTCAATCAGACTTTTGCAGTGAATAAGGCTTTTGTTGATCAACTGGACCGAACTAAACCATTATTATACATACCGATAGCCGGTGACCCGAACTTCAGACCATACGAAGATAGTCTTGACTATGTAAGAAGTACATTCGAACCCTTAGGCATAAACAATATCATCATGTGGACGGATGTTGAGCAGAAAACTGTGGAAGATCTAAACCAGTATTCAGGCGTGTACATTAGTGGAGGTAATCCATTTAAGTTACTGGATGCTTTTAAGAAATCAGGGTTTGATGCAGCGTTAATCCATTACTTTGAAAATGGTGGAACAATATATGGTCAAAGTGCTGGAGCATCGATCCTAGGTGAAGGTCTAGAACACTTATCGGAAATGAATTTAAACATTAGTGGTAAAGCATGTTACATTGGTTTAAATCTAGTAAATAATTATTTAATATGGAGCCATTACAAAAGTGATGACGATACATTTATACAGTCATACGTTAACAAACATAAAAAACAAGTGATAGCTATACCAGAAGGTACCGCTATATTTGTACAGAATTTAGAAATGAAGGTGATAGGAACCGATTCTATCTACTTAATTTCTGAAAGAGGAAAAGCCGATATTGAACCTTCGATGTTGGATTAA
- a CDS encoding GNAT family N-acetyltransferase: MQNPILIDVAKELETERLILRMPQPGDGAAVNEAIRASIKEMKPWLPFVQTTPTVEETESNLREAYSHFVKRTSLRYLIFRKDNNEFVGSTGYHNIDWDVPKLELGYWIDTRYAGKGYMTEAIQKLTEYAQHDLKMRRVVIQCESENKRSRSIPEKLGFELEGILKNDDLSVDGKRLTDTCIYAKVR, translated from the coding sequence ATGCAGAATCCCATTTTAATAGATGTAGCAAAAGAGTTGGAGACTGAGCGATTGATCTTACGTATGCCACAACCAGGTGACGGAGCTGCAGTCAATGAGGCAATTAGGGCATCCATTAAAGAAATGAAGCCATGGTTACCATTCGTTCAAACGACTCCAACCGTAGAGGAAACCGAAAGTAACCTTAGAGAAGCTTATAGTCATTTTGTTAAGAGAACAAGCTTAAGGTATCTCATATTCCGAAAAGATAACAATGAGTTTGTAGGTTCGACAGGATATCACAACATAGATTGGGATGTGCCCAAACTTGAGCTCGGCTATTGGATTGATACAAGATATGCTGGTAAGGGTTATATGACAGAAGCGATACAAAAGCTCACGGAGTATGCACAACATGATTTGAAAATGAGAAGAGTAGTTATTCAATGTGAATCCGAAAATAAGAGAAGTCGTTCTATTCCAGAGAAGCTCGGGTTCGAATTAGAAGGCATCTTAAAGAACGATGATTTATCTGTAGACGGCAAACGTTTAACAGATACATGCATCTATGCAAAAGTGAGGTAA
- a CDS encoding class I SAM-dependent methyltransferase, with protein MEKVIEYYKQFDEWGRLDRQPIEFQVNLHYIKKYLPSSGAILDNGAGPGKYSMELARSSYEITLTDLTPKSVEDAKRKAKEFNLTEKFDGFHVADARNLKVLSNQQFDAALMLGPLYHIQEERDRIQAVKELYRVTKNEGLVFVAFMPRVRHIFTSLQFPENWRPNNSMDAINRFDQTGCFNHLDEGRFTGAYYFNIEDIQPFMESIGFKTIELIGSNVGASLSEREWNYWWQKGEQEKLLELLIEKARDPYLLGSSSHLLYIGKKKG; from the coding sequence ATGGAAAAAGTAATAGAATACTATAAGCAATTTGACGAGTGGGGCCGGCTTGACAGGCAACCAATAGAATTTCAAGTGAATTTACATTACATAAAAAAATACCTACCTTCAAGCGGGGCAATACTCGACAACGGTGCTGGGCCTGGAAAGTACTCTATGGAACTAGCAAGAAGCAGTTATGAAATTACATTAACCGACCTAACACCAAAATCTGTTGAAGATGCTAAGAGAAAAGCTAAAGAGTTTAATTTAACCGAGAAATTCGATGGCTTCCATGTGGCGGATGCACGTAATTTAAAAGTGTTATCGAATCAGCAATTTGATGCGGCTTTAATGCTTGGTCCTTTATATCATATACAGGAAGAACGAGACCGAATTCAAGCAGTTAAAGAATTATATCGAGTTACGAAGAACGAAGGACTCGTTTTTGTTGCTTTTATGCCCCGGGTAAGACATATATTCACTTCTTTACAGTTCCCTGAAAATTGGAGACCAAATAACTCAATGGATGCCATCAATCGATTTGATCAAACCGGGTGCTTTAATCATTTAGATGAAGGGCGCTTTACAGGTGCTTATTATTTTAATATTGAAGATATACAACCATTTATGGAAAGTATAGGTTTTAAAACAATTGAATTGATTGGTTCAAATGTTGGAGCTTCTCTTTCAGAAAGAGAATGGAATTATTGGTGGCAAAAAGGGGAGCAAGAAAAATTATTAGAACTCCTAATTGAAAAAGCAAGAGATCCTTATTTGTTAGGATCATCCTCTCACTTATTGTATATAGGGAAAAAGAAGGGATAA
- a CDS encoding pyridoxamine 5'-phosphate oxidase family protein: MKIIEGNRSFDLNEFLKKPLFAHLSTMSEEGPRESPVWFYWEDECIWIIGTPSSDSFPKRIEEFPKCAIGIVDLDHTTGKVMHAGFRGKATVETFDVERAKRLLSRYLGTNEENWDPRFKGLGDSNVLIRFEPETVVVRDQSFEPSINK, translated from the coding sequence ATGAAAATTATTGAAGGTAACAGAAGTTTTGATTTAAATGAATTTCTAAAAAAACCATTATTTGCTCATTTATCTACTATGTCCGAAGAGGGACCGCGAGAATCTCCAGTCTGGTTTTATTGGGAAGATGAATGTATATGGATTATTGGAACGCCTTCATCGGACAGTTTTCCTAAGAGAATAGAGGAATTTCCTAAATGTGCAATCGGGATTGTGGACCTCGACCATACAACTGGGAAAGTGATGCATGCTGGATTTAGGGGCAAAGCAACTGTTGAAACTTTTGATGTTGAAAGAGCAAAACGACTGTTGTCTCGTTATTTAGGGACAAATGAAGAGAACTGGGATCCTAGATTCAAAGGATTAGGAGATAGCAATGTCCTGATTCGATTTGAACCTGAAACAGTGGTCGTACGAGATCAATCCTTTGAACCCAGTATTAACAAATAG
- a CDS encoding phosphotransferase family protein translates to MNIEYILKDLSEHHIIDGVDIQFKKLNGGTNSQVYLLHGSEEYVVKINEANIIGSESFFLEHYRHLSLLPEPIYIDPLNRFLVYSFISGSVFHVKKEDLLTQLITDFINYYNHLSEYKGWGWLDEPVETWEEFLLQRVDGAREILASTLGEEDIEMVVDILQQPDRYEALDVPYIIHGDCGVHNFICSNGKFTGVIDPTPILGDPLYDLIYAFCSSPENLTIETIHSAASNLAIGKRSEPFLHEEVLIGLFLRLATCVKHHPVDLEKYLLAWKYWKDVVKT, encoded by the coding sequence ATGAATATTGAATATATATTAAAAGATTTAAGTGAGCATCATATTATTGATGGTGTGGACATTCAATTTAAGAAATTAAATGGAGGAACGAATAGTCAAGTCTATCTGCTACACGGTAGTGAGGAATATGTCGTCAAAATTAACGAAGCTAATATCATAGGTTCAGAGTCTTTCTTTCTTGAACACTATCGACATCTTTCTCTATTGCCAGAACCGATTTACATAGACCCCTTGAATCGTTTCTTAGTTTATTCTTTTATTTCTGGATCCGTTTTTCATGTTAAAAAAGAAGATCTGCTTACGCAATTGATTACAGATTTCATCAATTATTATAACCATTTGTCTGAATATAAAGGCTGGGGATGGTTAGATGAACCAGTGGAAACGTGGGAGGAGTTTCTTTTACAAAGAGTTGATGGAGCAAGAGAGATACTGGCTTCAACATTAGGTGAGGAAGATATAGAAATGGTCGTGGATATCCTACAACAACCTGACCGATATGAGGCGTTAGATGTGCCTTATATCATTCATGGAGACTGTGGTGTTCATAATTTTATTTGTTCAAATGGAAAATTTACAGGAGTCATTGATCCTACTCCTATTCTTGGAGATCCATTATATGATTTAATTTATGCTTTTTGCTCTTCACCAGAAAATCTAACGATAGAAACCATCCATTCTGCGGCTTCTAATCTAGCGATAGGAAAACGTAGTGAACCATTTTTGCATGAGGAAGTTTTAATTGGACTATTTCTTAGACTTGCTACTTGTGTGAAGCATCATCCAGTTGATCTAGAAAAGTATTTGTTAGCCTGGAAATATTGGAAGGATGTAGTAAAGACCTAA
- a CDS encoding GNAT family N-acetyltransferase has protein sequence MEKKEICRNLPTLETNRLTLRKVSINDLEDMYEYASLDETSTHVTWNTHRSIKDTEQFLNMTLEQYEKNEGLFWGIVDKDSQKMIGTIYYVSWNSIHKVGELGYVISPHYWGKGLMTEAAKEVIRFGFEELGMVRIQARCFIQNVGSERVMQKSGMSYEGTMRKGLYGKGKHHDLKLYAIIKEDVLETDV, from the coding sequence GTGGAGAAAAAAGAAATATGTAGGAACTTACCTACGTTAGAAACAAACCGTCTTACGCTTAGGAAGGTAAGTATAAATGATTTAGAAGATATGTATGAATATGCCTCGTTAGACGAAACTTCAACACATGTGACGTGGAATACCCATCGCTCAATTAAAGATACCGAGCAATTTCTTAACATGACTTTAGAACAATATGAAAAGAATGAAGGGCTATTCTGGGGTATTGTAGACAAAGATAGCCAAAAAATGATCGGCACAATCTATTATGTGTCTTGGAATTCAATACACAAAGTCGGAGAGCTGGGCTACGTCATATCACCCCATTACTGGGGAAAAGGACTAATGACTGAAGCTGCGAAAGAAGTAATTCGATTTGGGTTTGAGGAATTAGGAATGGTTCGTATTCAAGCAAGATGTTTCATTCAAAATGTAGGTTCAGAACGAGTCATGCAAAAGTCCGGTATGTCTTATGAAGGGACGATGCGCAAAGGTTTATACGGTAAAGGCAAGCATCATGATCTGAAACTATATGCGATCATTAAAGAAGATGTTCTGGAAACCGATGTATGA
- a CDS encoding dihydroorotate dehydrogenase yields the protein MPDWSYHTFFKPALFKLTPRKARSLTLQTMNRLVTLPFGHHIIEFFGHMAPSKAISAHICGVETASPIGVSGQVDPKLEGTRALSKLGFGYLEVGPISLEPATKQEIVLHKKGEEIGYSHLHENLGVENTIDALSRSAPDIPVLIKISDESTGKIVTLIKKLEPFADWFVVDSTIDLPAIREATSTPIFVGVSDQKQLDEVEIEDFDGIYLPEGVHNRIGQFELETKIEMIKTVQPSGKPIIASGGVHQPSDALDLIDAGADLVNIHSGFIFYGPGLPKRINEAIAYRYQESPLNQKGWFASFLMGFGVLLAGFIASFVGLTDVLLAPDERFLGMSKEEIQEFSEHLFKFMSHDRISLAGVMISAGFLYMMLAYFGIRVGQHWARKVFYIAATLGFLNFFYFIGFGYLDPIHLLYNALILPFFIYGFIQTRNMPHGSHGQNLHNSRAWRKSQFGQTMFIILGGAFLTAGMVISFIGVTDVFVKEDLGFLQLEPNEIHEHNHQFISLIAHDRAGFGGALISAGILIMLIAMWGFREGEKWIWWTLTVGGIPGFAAGIGIHYHIGYVDQYHLAPAYFAILLYLLGVIYSYSYLMTAKRSPE from the coding sequence ATGCCAGATTGGTCGTATCATACATTTTTTAAACCGGCTTTATTTAAACTCACACCTAGAAAAGCGAGGTCTCTCACACTCCAAACAATGAACCGTTTAGTTACCTTACCTTTTGGTCATCATATCATTGAATTTTTCGGACATATGGCTCCGTCCAAAGCAATTTCTGCACATATCTGTGGTGTTGAAACTGCAAGTCCAATCGGAGTAAGTGGACAAGTTGACCCTAAACTTGAGGGCACACGTGCATTATCTAAATTGGGATTTGGTTATTTAGAAGTTGGACCTATAAGCCTTGAACCCGCAACAAAACAGGAAATCGTTTTACATAAAAAAGGAGAAGAAATCGGATACAGCCATCTTCATGAAAACCTTGGGGTTGAGAATACAATTGATGCGCTATCTAGATCAGCCCCTGACATACCAGTTCTAATTAAAATTAGTGACGAGTCTACTGGGAAGATCGTTACGCTTATTAAAAAGTTAGAGCCTTTTGCCGATTGGTTTGTCGTTGACTCAACGATAGATCTCCCTGCGATTCGTGAAGCGACTTCTACGCCTATCTTTGTCGGTGTAAGTGATCAAAAACAATTGGATGAGGTAGAAATAGAAGATTTTGACGGTATCTACTTACCGGAAGGCGTTCATAACCGGATTGGACAATTTGAGCTAGAGACGAAAATAGAAATGATTAAAACCGTTCAACCATCTGGCAAACCGATCATAGCTTCCGGTGGAGTGCATCAGCCTTCAGATGCACTAGATTTAATTGATGCTGGGGCTGATTTAGTAAACATACATAGTGGCTTTATCTTTTATGGACCAGGGCTGCCGAAACGAATAAATGAAGCAATAGCATATAGATATCAGGAATCTCCTCTAAATCAAAAGGGCTGGTTCGCAAGTTTTTTAATGGGTTTTGGCGTTTTATTAGCTGGGTTCATTGCTTCATTCGTTGGGTTAACAGATGTTCTTCTCGCTCCAGATGAGCGCTTTCTCGGTATGTCTAAGGAAGAAATTCAAGAATTCAGTGAGCACTTATTTAAGTTTATGTCTCATGACCGGATTAGTCTTGCCGGCGTAATGATATCAGCTGGCTTTCTATACATGATGCTCGCCTATTTCGGAATACGAGTCGGTCAGCACTGGGCTAGAAAGGTGTTTTACATTGCTGCAACTTTAGGATTCTTAAATTTTTTCTATTTCATTGGTTTCGGCTATCTTGATCCCATTCATTTGTTGTACAACGCATTAATATTACCCTTTTTCATCTATGGCTTTATTCAAACGCGCAACATGCCGCATGGAAGTCATGGCCAAAACCTCCATAATAGTAGAGCCTGGCGGAAGAGTCAGTTCGGTCAGACGATGTTCATCATACTTGGAGGAGCTTTCCTCACTGCGGGAATGGTCATTTCATTTATTGGGGTGACCGATGTATTCGTGAAAGAGGATCTCGGATTTCTACAACTAGAGCCAAATGAAATTCACGAACACAATCATCAATTCATTTCTTTAATCGCTCATGACCGTGCAGGATTCGGTGGTGCATTAATTTCAGCAGGAATTTTAATCATGCTTATAGCCATGTGGGGATTTCGCGAGGGAGAAAAGTGGATTTGGTGGACATTGACTGTAGGTGGCATTCCTGGGTTTGCAGCTGGTATCGGCATCCATTATCATATCGGTTATGTTGATCAGTATCATCTGGCTCCTGCATACTTTGCCATTCTACTCTACCTACTAGGTGTCATTTATTCTTACTCCTATTTAATGACTGCAAAGCGCTCTCCAGAATGA
- a CDS encoding ABC transporter permease subunit, producing MISLVRNELMKLFQKKSSWIYLIIIVIGVIASGIIYNAATGEQDDNWKASMKAEIEQLQKEANEAPKEKKQFINNEIEQKQKSLDENINPTAVSNWHFMNDVIYGMTTLVTLLAVIVCSASVSSEFADGTIKQLLIRPHPRWSILLSKYLSLIIYSLILVVTLIVSGYLVGLITFGNGDFSAKFFEYTLEGEKVAELGPQFFLKMVYYLPSLLIITAIAFMLSTLFKSQALAVGIGIFVLFVSSTLGGLIVFLAEKYEWAKFLIFPHLDLTVYALQDHILGDITLPISLLILSVYYVIFMILTFVFFQKRDISI from the coding sequence ATGATTTCCTTAGTCCGTAATGAACTTATGAAACTGTTCCAAAAGAAATCGAGCTGGATCTATCTCATTATCATTGTAATAGGGGTCATTGCGAGCGGTATCATATACAATGCAGCTACAGGTGAACAAGATGATAATTGGAAGGCGAGTATGAAGGCAGAAATTGAGCAATTACAGAAGGAAGCAAATGAGGCACCAAAAGAAAAAAAACAATTTATTAACAATGAAATTGAACAAAAGCAGAAAAGTCTTGATGAAAACATTAACCCTACCGCAGTAAGTAATTGGCATTTTATGAATGATGTTATATATGGTATGACTACGCTGGTGACGTTACTTGCTGTAATTGTATGCAGTGCAAGTGTGTCTTCTGAATTTGCTGATGGGACAATTAAGCAGCTGTTAATTAGGCCACATCCAAGATGGTCCATTCTACTTTCTAAATATTTATCATTGATCATTTATTCATTAATTTTAGTCGTAACACTCATTGTTTCTGGCTATCTAGTTGGATTAATCACATTCGGTAATGGGGATTTTTCAGCTAAATTCTTTGAATATACTTTAGAAGGAGAAAAGGTAGCGGAACTAGGTCCGCAGTTCTTCTTGAAGATGGTCTATTACCTTCCAAGTTTGTTGATCATTACAGCAATTGCCTTTATGCTCTCCACATTATTCAAAAGTCAGGCGTTGGCTGTCGGTATTGGAATCTTTGTATTATTTGTATCTTCAACACTAGGCGGATTAATTGTCTTTTTGGCAGAGAAATACGAATGGGCAAAATTTTTGATCTTTCCGCATCTCGATTTAACGGTTTATGCGCTACAGGATCATATTTTAGGAGATATTACATTGCCAATATCGCTGTTAATCTTATCCGTGTATTATGTAATTTTTATGATTCTTACTTTTGTCTTCTTCCAAAAGCGAGATATTAGTATATAA
- a CDS encoding ABC transporter ATP-binding protein yields the protein MTAYALEVQSLTKVIGKKKVVDQVSFSVNKGEIFGLLGPNGAGKTTIIRMIVSLINRTDGAVIINGNNLDEQFKETMSEMGAIVENPEFYKYMSGYKNLKHYANMALKKVSDERINEVAKLVKLEDVIHQKVKTYSLGMRQRLGVAQALLHNPSLLILDEPTNGLDPQGIREFRDYLHMLARDGISVLVSSHLLSEMQLMCDRFAILEKGKLIHISSMKETMEIDEAKEVVFEVDNSEEAVEVVKEKMEALSVKVLSDHQFSVNVNRADISTINRTLISNDINVYGINRVEASLEDRFFEITNKGAREEVK from the coding sequence ATGACGGCATACGCTTTAGAAGTACAATCGTTGACGAAGGTCATTGGTAAGAAAAAAGTAGTAGATCAAGTTAGTTTCAGTGTGAATAAGGGGGAAATTTTTGGACTATTAGGCCCTAATGGTGCAGGAAAAACAACCATTATTCGTATGATTGTAAGCTTAATCAATCGAACAGACGGAGCAGTAATCATAAATGGAAATAACCTTGATGAACAATTTAAAGAGACAATGAGTGAGATGGGTGCCATTGTTGAAAACCCCGAGTTTTACAAGTATATGAGTGGGTACAAAAATTTAAAGCATTATGCAAATATGGCACTTAAAAAAGTGTCAGATGAACGGATTAATGAGGTTGCTAAATTAGTAAAATTAGAAGATGTCATTCATCAAAAGGTTAAAACATATTCCCTTGGAATGAGGCAAAGGCTCGGAGTGGCTCAAGCGTTATTACATAATCCGTCACTGCTTATTCTAGATGAGCCAACAAATGGATTGGACCCTCAGGGTATTAGAGAATTCAGAGATTATTTACATATGCTTGCGCGTGATGGAATTTCAGTCCTCGTTTCCTCGCATCTGTTATCTGAAATGCAGCTTATGTGTGATCGATTTGCAATCCTTGAAAAAGGTAAGCTCATACATATTTCTTCCATGAAAGAAACGATGGAAATCGATGAAGCGAAAGAAGTCGTCTTTGAGGTGGACAACTCTGAAGAAGCAGTAGAGGTTGTGAAAGAGAAAATGGAAGCTTTAAGCGTCAAAGTACTCTCAGACCACCAGTTCTCGGTCAACGTAAACCGAGCTGACATAAGTACAATTAATAGGACATTAATCTCAAATGATATCAATGTCTATGGCATTAATAGAGTAGAAGCTTCACTTGAAGACCGCTTTTTTGAAATAACAAACAAAGGCGCAAGGGAGGAAGTGAAATGA
- a CDS encoding putative glycolipid-binding domain-containing protein translates to MYKKVFWEHKEQSGSEFLRISENDTNIKAEGLVLYTSKRDAYKFSYEVITDNRWFTKSIEIINLELNEKLQLDSNCKGKWFLHNSELVEMDGIIDIDISMTPFSNTLPINRFEWEEGQERNFNVLYIDVPTLGFMKLEQQYKFKGYSEGGTRKFHYKCRDYETVITVDQDGLILEYPGVFIRRY, encoded by the coding sequence TTGTATAAGAAAGTTTTCTGGGAACATAAAGAGCAGTCGGGATCTGAATTCTTAAGAATCAGTGAAAATGATACAAACATAAAAGCAGAAGGACTGGTTCTTTATACATCCAAACGAGACGCGTATAAATTTTCATATGAAGTGATAACAGATAATAGGTGGTTTACTAAAAGTATTGAAATCATTAATTTAGAACTTAATGAAAAACTTCAATTGGATTCAAATTGTAAAGGAAAATGGTTTTTACATAACAGTGAATTAGTTGAAATGGACGGAATTATTGATATTGACATATCAATGACACCATTTTCAAATACTCTTCCAATTAATCGTTTTGAATGGGAGGAAGGGCAAGAAAGAAACTTTAATGTGCTCTATATTGATGTTCCAACTCTGGGGTTTATGAAATTAGAACAACAATATAAGTTTAAAGGATATTCGGAAGGTGGAACTAGAAAGTTTCACTACAAGTGTAGAGATTATGAAACAGTAATCACAGTGGATCAGGATGGACTTATCCTTGAGTATCCTGGTGTCTTTATTCGAAGATATTGA